The Spirochaetota bacterium genome window below encodes:
- a CDS encoding nucleoside monophosphate kinase: MNKKIIFLGYPGSGKGTQSSLLSKEFNIYSLSTGDAFRQMIQEGKGEVADRVKSCINEGRLVSDELTFEVVKKNLPSIDKSWILDGFPRNLNQAKILNEFSPPTDVILVDIDEKIIFQRLTGRRLAKSSGKMYNVFLNPSKMEGVCDESGEELIQRDDDMPEVVQKRLTVYRMETEPLIKFYQDKGILKKIAGNSSINEVYSNLREVLGF, from the coding sequence ATGAATAAAAAAATAATTTTTTTAGGCTATCCTGGATCTGGAAAGGGTACACAAAGCTCTTTGCTAAGTAAAGAATTTAATATTTATTCACTTTCTACAGGAGATGCTTTTCGTCAAATGATACAAGAAGGCAAGGGTGAAGTTGCAGATCGAGTTAAAAGTTGTATTAATGAAGGAAGATTAGTTTCAGATGAATTAACATTTGAAGTTGTAAAAAAAAATCTTCCTTCAATTGATAAATCTTGGATTCTTGATGGGTTTCCGCGTAACTTAAATCAGGCTAAAATTCTTAATGAATTTTCTCCACCGACTGATGTTATCCTTGTTGATATTGATGAAAAAATTATTTTTCAAAGATTAACTGGAAGAAGGCTTGCAAAAAGTTCTGGAAAGATGTATAATGTGTTTCTAAATCCCTCTAAAATGGAAGGAGTTTGTGATGAATCAGGTGAAGAACTCATTCAAAGAGATGATGATATGCCTGAAGTAGTTCAAAAACGTCTTACTGTTTATAGAATGGAAACGGAGCCACTTATCAAGTTCTATCAAGATAAAGGGATTCTTAAGAAAATAGCTGGGAATTCATCTATCAACGAAGTTTATAGTAATTTGCGGGAGGTTTTAGGTTTCTAA
- the infA gene encoding translation initiation factor IF-1 gives MDKEDVIKIDGIVLEQMPGAVFKVELENKQQILAHISGKMRINHIKILAGDKVSLELSPYDLTKGRIVYRYK, from the coding sequence ATGGATAAAGAAGATGTTATAAAAATCGATGGAATTGTTTTAGAGCAAATGCCAGGAGCTGTTTTCAAAGTTGAATTAGAAAACAAACAACAAATACTAGCACATATCTCTGGTAAGATGCGGATTAATCATATCAAAATTCTTGCTGGTGATAAAGTCAGCTTAGAACTTTCCCCTTATGATCTTACTAAGGGGAGAATAG